The Gaiellales bacterium DNA segment GGATGCCGTGCGGAGCCCACTCGACGGCGAGCGTGCGCGTCATCGCCAGCAGGCCCGCCTTGGCGGCCGCGGAGTGCACTGTCCCCGGCCCGCCGGTCCAGGCGTAGCTCGCGATCACGCTCAGGATCGCGCCGCCGCCGCCCTGCTCGATCATCTGCCGGCCGGCCGCGCGGGCGCACAGGAAGCCGCCGTCGAGCACGATCGACGTGACGGCCCGCCAGCCGTTCGGCGACAGATCCTCGGCCTTGACGACGAAGTTGCCGGCGGCGTCGTTCACGAGCACGTCGACGCGGCCGAAGCGCCTGACCGCGGCCGCCACGAGGACGTCCACCTGCTCGGGGACGCGCACGTCGGTCGGCTGCGCCAGCCCGTCGCCGCCGACCGCCTCGATCTGCGCGACGGTCTCGTCCAGCGGCTCCGGGCGGCGGCCGGCGACGACCACCGCCGCGCCGAGGCGCGCGAACTCCACCGCCATCGCCCGGCCCATGCCACTGCCTCCGCCCGTGATGACGGCCACCTGGCCGTCGAAGCTCCCACTAGCCAGCATCGCCCTCTCCCTCCTCCCGCACGATCACGCGGGCATCGAGCGCGAGCGCACCCGACGGGGTGACCAGGAGCGGGTTGACCTCGATCTCGGCGATGTCCGGCCGCTCCGCGGCAACCCTGGAGAGGGCCGCCGCCGCCCGTCCCGCCGCCGCCACGTCAAGGGCCGGCCGGCCCCGGGCGCCGGCCTGGAGCGGCGCGCCGCGAAGCGACCGGATCAGCTCCGCCGCCTGGTCGTCGGCCAGCGG contains these protein-coding regions:
- a CDS encoding SDR family oxidoreductase; protein product: MLASGSFDGQVAVITGGGSGMGRAMAVEFARLGAAVVVAGRRPEPLDETVAQIEAVGGDGLAQPTDVRVPEQVDVLVAAAVRRFGRVDVLVNDAAGNFVVKAEDLSPNGWRAVTSIVLDGGFLCARAAGRQMIEQGGGGAILSVIASYAWTGGPGTVHSAAAKAGLLAMTRTLAVEWAPHGIRVNTICPGPTATEGAGAALWPTPADEARVAASVPAGRLATVEEIAWWATALCSRRAGYITGENLTIDGGHWLEHEGYMPALRPPQR
- a CDS encoding acetate--CoA ligase family protein, whose amino-acid sequence is PLADDQAAELIRSLRGAPLQAGARGRPALDVAAAGRAAAALSRVAAERPDIAEIEVNPLLVTPSGALALDARVIVREEGEGDAG